The following are encoded together in the Juglans microcarpa x Juglans regia isolate MS1-56 chromosome 2D, Jm3101_v1.0, whole genome shotgun sequence genome:
- the LOC121251116 gene encoding uncharacterized protein LOC121251116: MGTPFRSGILRKPNETMRLIVTTFVGVIFGFFLGISFPTLSLTKMNLPTSLFPSIDLTYIEDKYSGLSTGALLHAWSSLKGNGVRSTRLYRFNDTKIWVPTNPRGAERLPPGIIASESDFFLRRLWGQPSEDLTIKPKYLVTFTVGYDQRNNIDAAVKKFSENFTILLFHYDGRTSEWDEFEWSRRAIHVSARKQTKWWYAKRFLHPDIVAAYDYIFMWDEDLGVEHFDAEEYIKLVRKHGLEISQPGLEPNNGLTWQMTKRRGNGEVHKDTEEKPGWCTDPHLPPCAAFVEIMATVFSRDAWRCVWYMIQNDLIHGWGLDFALRKCVEPAHEKIGVVDAQWIVHQSVPSLGNQGQAESGRAPWEGVRERCRREWTMFQERMVNAEKEYFMAMGIDAPNSTAR, encoded by the exons ATGGGAACTCCCTTCCGCAG TGGAATTCTGAGAAAACCGAATGAGACAATGAGGCTTATTGTAACAACTTTTGTTGGAGTTATATTTGGTTTCTTTTtgggaatatcatttccaaCACTCTCATTAACCAAG ATGAATCTTCCAACCAGCCTTTTTCCTTCCATTGATCTCACATATATCGAAGACAAGTACTCAGGGCTTTCAACCGGAGCATTGTTGCATGCTTGGTCTTCTTTGAAGGGTAATGGAGTCCGCTCCACTCGGCTTTACAGGTTTAATGATACAAAG ATTTGGGTTCCGACAAATCCGCGAGGAGCTGAAAGGCTACCTCCTGGTATCATTGCATCTGAGTCTGATTTCTTTCTCCGCCGACTATGGGGTCAGCCTAGCGAG GACTTAACCATCAAGCCAAAGTATCTTGTTACCTTCACCGTTGGTTATGATCAGAGAAACAATATTGATGCGGCAGTTAAAAAG TTCTCCGAGAACTTCACCATTCTCTTGTTTCACTATGATGGACGGACAAGTGAATGGGATGAGTTTGAATGGTCGAGGAGAGCTATCCATGTGAGTGCTCGGAAACAAACCAAATG GTGGTATGCCAAACGCTTTCTGCATCCTGACATTGTTGCTGCCTACGACTACATTTTTATGTGGGATGAGGATCTTGGAGTGGAgcattttgatgcagagga ATATATAAAATTGGTGAGGAAGCATGGTTTGGAGATTTCACAGCCTGGTTTAGAACCAAATAATGGATTAACATGGCAGATGACAAAGAGGAGAGGCAATGGCGAAGTTCACAA GGACACTGAGGAGAAACCTGGATGGTGTACTGATCCACATTTGCCACCATGTGCTGC GTTTGTTGAGATCATGGCAACTGTATTTTCGCGGGATGCATGGCGTTGTGTTTGGTATATGATTCAG AACGATCTGATTCATGGATGGGGTCTAGATTTTGCTCTTAGGAAATGTGTAGAG CCTGCTCACGAGAAAATAGGAGTTGTAGATGCTCAATGGATTGTTCATCAAAGTGTTCCTTCACTCGGGAACCAG GGACAAGCAGAGAGTGGGAGGGCACCTTGGGAAGGG GTTAGAGAAAGGTGTCGAAGGGAATGGACAATGTTCCAAGAACGAATGGTTAATGCggaaaaagaatattttatggcGATGGGAATTGATGCACCAAATTCCACAGCTCGTTAG